Proteins encoded within one genomic window of Lynx canadensis isolate LIC74 chromosome B4, mLynCan4.pri.v2, whole genome shotgun sequence:
- the KRT7 gene encoding keratin, type II cytoskeletal 7 has protein sequence MSIHLSSQVFSSRSAAFPGRGAQVRLSSVRPGGGAFSSSSLYGLGATRARVPVRSTHGGPVGAGIREVTINQSLLVPLRMDIDPTIQQVRQEEREQIKTLNNKFASFIDKVRFLEQQNKLLETKWTLLQEQRSAKSSGLPSIFEAHIAGLRRQLEGLQLEGGRLEVELRNVQDAVEDFKNKYEDEINRRTAAENEFVVLKKDVDTAYMNKVELEAKLDALNDEINFFKTLYETELAELQSQISDTSVVLSMDNSRSLDLDGIIAEVKAQYEEITSRSRAEAEAWYQTKFETLQAQAGKHRDDLRNTRNEIAEMSRAIQRLQAEIDSIKNQCAKLEAAIAEAEEHGELALKDARAKKEELEAALHRAKQDMARQLREYQELMNVKIALDIEIATYRKLLEGEESRLAGDGVGAVNISVVNSTGGGGSGLAGLAFRGTMGSNALSFSSGGGPGAIKSYSTRTSATTHRSVRK, from the exons ATGTCCATCCACTTAAGCTCCCAGGTCTTCAGCTCGCGCTCCGCCGCCTTCCCGGGTCGCGGCGCCCAGGTGCGCCTGAGCTCCGTGCGCCCCGGCGGCGGTGCcttcagcagcagcagcctcTACGGCCTGGGCGCCACGCGGGCGCGTGTGCCCGTGCGCTCCACCCACGGGGGCCCGGTGGGCGCCGGCATCCGCGAGGTCACCATCAATCAGAGCCTGCTGGTCCCGCTGCGGATGGACATCGACCCCACCATCCAGCAGGTGCGCCAGGAGGAGCGCGAGCAGATCAAGACCCTCAACAACAAGTTCGCCTCCTTCATCGACAAG GTGCGGTTTCTGGAGCAGCAGAATAAGCTGCTAGAGACCAAGTGGACCCTGCTGCAGGAGCAGAGGTCGGCCAAGAGCAGCGGCCTCCCCAGCATCTTTGAGGCGCACATTGCTGGCCTGCGGAGGCAGCTTGAGGGGCTGCAGCTCGAAGGAGGCCGCCTGGAGGTGGAGCTGCGGAACGTGCAGGACGCGGTAGAAGACTTCAAGAACAA GTACGAAGATGAAATTAACCGTCGCACAGCTGCTGAGAATGAGTTCGTGGTGCTGAAAAAG gacgTGGACACTGCCTACATGAATAAGGTGGAGTTGGAGGCCAAGTTGGATGCCCTGAATGATGAGATCAACTTCTTCAAGACCCTCTATGAGACG GAGTTGGCAGAGTTGCAGTCCCAGATCTCGGACACGTCCGTGGTCCTGTCCATGGACAACAGCCGCTCCCTGGACCTGGATGGCATCATCGCCGAGGTCAAGGCCCAGTACGAGGAAATCACCAGCCGCAGCCGGGCTGAGGCCGAGGCCTGGTACCAGACCAAG TTTGAGACCCTCCAGGCCCAGGCTGGGAAGCACAGGGACGACCTCCGGAATACCCGGAATGAGATTGCAGAGATGAGCCGTGCCATCCAGAGGCTGCAGGCTGAGATCGACAGCATTAAGAACCAG TGTGCCAAGCTGGAGGCCGCCATTGCAGAAGCCGAAGAACATGGGGAGCTGGCCCTCAAGGATGCGCGTGCCAAGAAGGAGGAGCTGGAGGCCGCCCTGCACCGAGCCAAGCAGGACATGGCCCGGCAGCTGCGGGAGTACCAGGAGCTCATGAACGTCAAGATAGCTCTGGACATCGAGATCGCCACCTACCGCAAGCTGCTGGAGGGCGAGGAGAGCCG gtTGGCCGGAGATGGAGTAGGAGCTGTGAACATCT CCGTGGTGAACTCCACCGGTGGTGGTGGCAGCGGGCTGGCCGGGCTGGCCTTCAGGGGAACCATGGGCAGCAATGCCCTGAGCTTTTCGAGCGGCGGAGGGCCCGGGGCCATCAAGTCCTATTCCACCAGGACCTCAGCCACCACCCACAGGAGCGTCCGAAAATGA